A single Nicotiana tabacum cultivar K326 chromosome 5, ASM71507v2, whole genome shotgun sequence DNA region contains:
- the LOC142180743 gene encoding uncharacterized protein LOC142180743, which yields MADPTILRYLAKHYRDKIVCQPNMKVWELKKLIKDELDMYVGRSIVHRARAKILKEIIGYVHAEFKRLYDYRDILLQTDPGTTCVVKVEDQGEGKLVFNSFYVCFYAMKKGWSEGRRRIIGLDGCFLKGICKGQLLVAVSKDGNNQMFPIAWAIVEVENSFTWTWFLKCVTHDLELQDGRDLTMMSDMQKGLLKAVSEVLPESEHRWCSRHILANWSKDWRGLERRNNFWRCARASCVAELNFHLDSLNMLGNGICESLLRYNKETWYRAYFNCDRKYDIIDNNMCETFNAWILASRHKTIITTLEEIRVNMMERIGKLREFADTWICDISPIAMKVYQDNMAQSMRCTIKWNGEYGYEVEDTSLRVVLKHCVNMQAQTCTCRSWMLKGIPCAHAIVVMHFKNLDPINYISHWYHKSTYLKAYSTFIQPVSNMQMWATSTNPPIEPPP from the exons ATGGCAGATCCAACAATTTTAAG ATACCTAGCAAAGCATTACAGGGATAAGATTGTGTGTCAGCCAAATATGAAAGTTTGGGAGCTAAAGAAACTCATTAAAGATGAACTGGACATGTATGTTGGTAGGTCTATTGTACATAGAGCTAGAGCAAAAATTCTAAAGGAGATAATAGGTTATGTGCATGCTGAGTTCAAGAGACTCTATGATTATAGAGATATTCTATTACAGACAGATCCAGGTACAACTTGTGTTGTGAAGGTAGAAGATCAAGGTGAAGGCAAGCTTGTCTTCAATTCATTTTATGTTTGCTTCTATGCTATGAAAAAGGGATGGTCTGAGGGTCGTAGAAGGATAATTGGCCTTGATGGTTGTTTTCTAAAAGGCATTTGTAAGGGGCAACTTCTTGTAGCAGTATCAAAGGATGGAAATAATCAGATGTTTCCTATAGCTTGGGCCATTGTAGAGGTTGAGAACAGTTTCACTTGGACATGGTTTCTGAAGTGTGTgactcatgacttagagcttcaAGATGGAAGGGATCTTACTATGATGTCTGATATGCAAAag gGATTGCTTAAAGCTGTATCAGAAGTGTTGCCTGAAAGTGAACATAGGTGGTGTTCTAGACATATATTAGCAAACTGGTCCAAAGATTGGAGAGGATTAGAGAGGAGAAACAACTTCTGGAGGTGTGCTAGAGCATCATGTGTAGCAGAACTGAATTTTCACCTGGACAGTTTGAATATGCTTGGGAATGGGATATGTGAGAGCCTCTTGAGGTATAACAAGGAAACCTGGTATAGAGCATACTTCAACTGTGACAGGAAATATGATATAATTGACAACAATATGTGCGAGACATTTAATGCTTGGATACTTGCTTCTCGGCACAAGACAATTATCACAACGTTGGAGGAAATTAGAGTGAATATGATGGAGAGAATAGGAAAGTTGAGGGAGTTTGCAGATACATGGATATGTGATATATCCCCAATTGCTATGAAGGTGTACCAGGATAACATGGCCCAATCTATGAGGTGTACAATCAAGTGGAATGGTGAATATGGCTATGAGGTTGAGGATACCTCATTAAGAGTAGTGCTGAAGCATTGTGTGAATATGCAAGCTCAAACTTGTACATGCAGGTCATGGATGCTGAAGGGTATCCCTTGTGCTCATGCCATTGTTGTTATGCATTTCAAGAACCTTGACCCAATTAACTACATATCTCACTGGTACCACAAATCCACCTATCTGAAGGCATATTCAACATTCATCCAGCCTGTGTCAAACATGCAGATGTGGGCAACATCTACCAATCCACCAATTGAACCCCCACCATAA